In Anabrus simplex isolate iqAnaSimp1 chromosome 12, ASM4041472v1, whole genome shotgun sequence, a genomic segment contains:
- the LOC136884268 gene encoding protein distal antenna produces the protein MASTKCMLPAKRPIRQLSVREKLLAIQRVHNGESKASVARDIGVPESTLRGWCKSEDKLRNVARSCGTPESQHSEDKTEVSAGEIIDCGPSDHKRMRTAEENIIINNNNKLTLPPPPQQQQQQPPPPPTIAPPPPPPPPPPPPAELDEALWYLIKQQQQQVGLPVNAPGNVGKEVNGDGSSWFWRWYKRYGFSHYPADPFADKTKMIGDNTGLQKYSNGYPNNNPLALKARSALDSVLLNARDNNSNVTTTTTTTTASPKVEDSDDDEEDEPPATAAEAVSHGEKFLRWLECCSDPSVTAMQILQFRYLLNNVRACADRKAKQIKTKTRSRRK, from the coding sequence ATGGCCTCGACAAAGTGTATGCTGCCAGCTAAGAGACCAATAAGACAGTTATCAGTGAGAGAGAAGTTGTTAGCCATTCAGCGAGTGCACAATGGGGAGTCAAAAGCGTCTGTCGCTAGAGATATCGGCGTGCCGGAATCTACACTCAGGGGGTGGTGTAAGAGTGAAGATAAGTTACGAAATGTCGCCCGATCGTGTGGTACCCCGGAATCGCAGCATTCCGAGGACAAAACGGAGGTCAGTGCCGGTGAAATAATAGACTGCGGTCCATCAGATCACAAGCGAATGCGAACTGCAGAAGAAAATATAAtcatcaataataacaataagttgacgctaccaccaccaccacaacaacaacaacaacaaccaccacctccTCCAACAATAGCTCCTCCACCACCCCCTCCTCCTCCGCCACCACCACCTGCAGAATTAGACGAGGCTCTGTGGTACTTGAtaaaacaacagcaacagcaagtgGGTTTGCCGGTAAATGCTCCAGGTAATGTGGGTAAGGAAGTTAATGGGGACGGTAGCAGCTGGTTTTGGCGCTGGTACAAACGCTACGGCTTTTCCCACTATCCTGCAGATCCGTTTGCCGACAAAACCAAGATGATCGGTGATAATACTGGACTTCAGAAGTACTCAAACGGTTATCCGAACAATAACCCTTTGGCTCTGAAAGCCCGTTCTGCTCTGGACAGTGTGCTGTTGAACGCGAGGGACAATAACAGCAATGTGACTACCACCACGACGACGACCACGGCGAGCCCGAAAGTCGAGGACTCGGACGATGACGAGGAGGATGAACCCCCAGCAACTGCCGCGGAAGCAGTCAGCCACGGGGAGAAGTTCCTTAGGTGGCTAGAATGTTGTTCGGATCCAAGTGTGACCGCTATGCAGATCTTACAGTTTCGATACCTTCTGAACAACGTGCGGGCCTGTGCCGACCGAAAGGCGAAACAGATCAAGACGAAGACACGATCCAGGCGAAAGTAA